A portion of the Myxococcales bacterium genome contains these proteins:
- a CDS encoding protein kinase, whose protein sequence is MAEGGEQPAKPGEIIDGRYRIERLLGRGGMGEVYAAEHLTLKIPVAVKFLVSASSPDSVERFSREAQIAARLSSPHVTRVLDVATPPGRSPYLVMELLSGRDLDSVLSEDGPMALEQAVGYVLEACDALAEAHQNGVIHRDIKPGNLFLARQADGTNVVKVLDFGLSKVAVDPLSGASLSTTTAVMGSPGYMSPEQLRSTKKVDARTDSWALGVVLYELLSQRLPFRFESASDLLIAIASDPHVPLREWRPELPVSFAAVVDKCLAKKADDRYRNVLELAQALAPFSASTSARMMASIVRRASPAAPLSSPAIAALRDAVSPAATTQMAVSSTVRTNRTRAGAAAIVALAVFAGAGVAAWRMSVTTTIPEARPAAADLPTVVSGAAAPPTSTSTSNISGRSPGGSEERHVDGSAGTLVTPTPTPTPTPTSTPLSARTGAPPATPNPGSVVRVRPTAEKPPSTKPATSAPSTAKPSVYSKEM, encoded by the coding sequence GTGGCCGAAGGCGGGGAGCAGCCGGCGAAGCCGGGGGAGATCATCGACGGGCGTTACCGCATCGAGCGTTTGCTCGGCCGCGGTGGCATGGGTGAGGTGTACGCGGCCGAACACCTCACGCTGAAGATCCCCGTCGCCGTGAAGTTCCTCGTCTCGGCGAGCAGCCCCGATTCGGTGGAACGCTTCTCGCGCGAAGCTCAGATCGCCGCACGCCTCTCGAGCCCCCACGTCACGCGCGTCTTGGACGTCGCGACACCCCCGGGACGCTCGCCCTACCTCGTGATGGAGCTCTTGTCGGGCCGAGACCTCGACAGCGTGCTCAGCGAAGATGGGCCCATGGCCCTCGAGCAGGCCGTCGGGTACGTGCTCGAGGCCTGCGACGCGCTCGCGGAGGCGCATCAGAACGGCGTCATCCACCGGGACATCAAGCCTGGAAATCTCTTCCTCGCGCGTCAAGCCGATGGAACCAACGTCGTGAAGGTCCTCGACTTCGGTCTCTCGAAGGTCGCGGTCGATCCGCTTTCGGGCGCGAGCCTTTCGACGACGACCGCGGTCATGGGCTCGCCGGGCTACATGTCCCCCGAGCAACTGCGGAGCACCAAGAAGGTCGACGCGCGAACGGACAGCTGGGCGCTCGGGGTCGTGCTCTACGAACTCTTGTCGCAAAGGCTCCCGTTCCGCTTTGAATCGGCGTCGGACCTGCTCATCGCGATCGCGAGCGATCCGCACGTTCCGCTCCGCGAATGGCGCCCCGAGCTTCCCGTCAGCTTCGCCGCGGTTGTCGACAAGTGCCTCGCCAAGAAGGCCGACGACCGCTACCGCAACGTGCTCGAGTTGGCGCAGGCGTTGGCGCCATTTTCGGCCTCAACCTCGGCCCGAATGATGGCCAGCATCGTGCGGCGCGCGAGCCCCGCGGCGCCGCTATCGAGCCCTGCGATCGCAGCGCTGCGAGACGCGGTGTCACCGGCGGCGACGACGCAGATGGCCGTCTCGAGCACGGTCCGAACGAACCGGACACGGGCCGGCGCCGCGGCCATTGTCGCCCTCGCGGTGTTCGCGGGAGCTGGCGTCGCGGCGTGGCGCATGAGCGTCACGACCACGATCCCCGAGGCGAGACCTGCCGCGGCGGATTTGCCGACGGTGGTATCCGGCGCGGCCGCGCCTCCGACCTCGACCTCGACCTCGAACATTTCTGGACGGAGTCCCGGAGGGTCGGAGGAAAGGCATGTCGACGGGTCCGCTGGGACCCTAGTCACCCCGACCCCGACCCCGACCCCGACCCCAACCTCGACCCCGCTCTCTGCGCGGACGGGTGCGCCTCCCGCAACGCCCAATCCCGGCAGCGTCGTTCGGGTTCGACCCACGGCGGAGAAGCCGCCGTCCACCAAGCCTGCGACGAGCGCGCCATCGACGGCAAAACCCAGTGTGTATTCCAAGGAGATGTGA
- the metH gene encoding methionine synthase, with the protein MTAQLHPLEKLLTQRIAIIDGAMGTTIRTYGMKEADIRGARFADAKKDLLNNGDLFSLTQPKMIGDIHRRFLEAGADIVETNTFGATSIGQSEFFVDDPREHGGRKDAAFYEKIIEDKFLRDLAWEVNETSARQCREWADRVGSADGRQRFVAGAIGPLTVSLSNSPDADDAGFRVVTFDQVKVAYAEQVRALIKGGVDVLLVETIFDALNAKAALVAIQEVFAKDGTVLPIMVSAAVGRGGETMISAQTVEAFWNAVSHVKPLSVGLNCSLGPDLMYPFLSELSERSSAAISCYPNAGLPNPLSETGFDLKPADMGRFLREFADGGLINIAGGCCGNTPAHIEAIAKALDGRHPRELGAVRKVQAQVPPGPLPLRLSGSQPFTQQPGVFMMIGERTNVAGSPKFAKLIKEGKFEEAVAVARQQVENGANVIDICMDEGMIDGVSAMTRFLLLLASEPEVAKVPFMIDSSKWEVIEAGLKCLQGKGIVNSISLKEGEAKFIEQARAILRYGAAVVVMAFDEQGQAATLDDKIRICERAYRILVDQVGFPPEDIIFDPNVLTVATGIDEHNNYAVDFIEATRWVKHHLPHAKISGGVSNISFSFRGNNHVREAMHSAFLYHAIGAGMDMGIVNAGMLEVYEEIEPSLRDLVLDVLLNRRPDATERLVDFGERLKAQSAGATAQEKKDKEEEWRKGTAFERLSHALVKGIDTHIDEDTEEARKQLGRPLAVIEGLLMVGMGVVGDLFGAGKMFLPQVVKSARVMKKAVAYLTPFMEAEKAEMERAGQVVKAQGKIVLATVKGDVHDIGKNIVGVVLACNNFEVIDMGVMVPCEKILERAKLEKADVIGLSGLITPSLDEMTHVAKEMERQGFKVPLLVGGATTSRAHTAVKIAPHYSEPVVHVLDASRAVPVTTSLLSDDGRAAFVAATREEYAMLRRAHAAPKKSLVSLEEARMMRAPIEWKSEDVPRPAAVGVTVLDDFPLATLRDFIDWTPFFHTWELKGVYPRIFENEKYGEQAKKLFEEANALLDEIIQKKLLRARAVYGIFPAHSVGDDVALFTDESRTTALETFHFLRQQTEQGEGTDAKKAHRCLADFVAPASTKLPDHIGAFAVSTGFGLKELCDGFRAKHDDYNAIMAEALADRLAEAFAECLHKRARDEWGYGKDERLTAQELIAEKYRGIRPAAGYPACPDHTEKGTLWRLLDVESKTGMTLTESFAMWPGSSVSGLYFAHPAARYFSLGKIDRDQVADYAKRKGMSVDEVERWLGPNLGY; encoded by the coding sequence ATGACCGCGCAACTTCACCCCCTCGAGAAGCTCCTCACCCAGCGCATCGCCATCATCGACGGCGCCATGGGCACCACCATCCGCACCTACGGGATGAAGGAGGCGGACATTCGGGGTGCACGCTTCGCGGACGCGAAGAAGGATCTCCTCAACAACGGCGATCTCTTCTCGCTGACGCAGCCGAAGATGATCGGCGACATTCACCGCCGCTTCCTCGAAGCCGGCGCTGACATCGTCGAGACGAACACCTTCGGTGCGACGAGCATCGGTCAGAGCGAGTTCTTCGTCGACGACCCACGTGAGCACGGTGGTCGCAAGGACGCGGCGTTCTACGAGAAGATCATTGAAGACAAGTTTCTCCGCGACCTCGCGTGGGAGGTCAACGAGACCTCGGCGCGGCAGTGCCGCGAGTGGGCGGACCGCGTTGGAAGCGCCGACGGTCGCCAGCGCTTCGTCGCGGGTGCCATCGGCCCTTTGACCGTATCGCTGTCGAACTCGCCCGACGCCGACGACGCGGGCTTTCGCGTCGTGACCTTCGATCAGGTGAAGGTGGCCTACGCAGAGCAGGTGCGCGCGCTCATCAAGGGAGGCGTCGACGTGCTCCTCGTGGAGACGATCTTCGACGCGCTCAACGCGAAGGCGGCGCTCGTGGCCATCCAGGAGGTCTTCGCCAAAGATGGGACCGTGCTCCCCATCATGGTCTCCGCGGCCGTGGGGCGCGGCGGCGAGACGATGATCTCGGCGCAGACGGTCGAGGCCTTTTGGAACGCTGTGAGCCACGTGAAGCCGCTCTCCGTCGGCCTCAACTGCTCGCTCGGGCCGGACCTCATGTACCCGTTCTTGTCAGAGCTCTCGGAGCGCTCCAGCGCGGCCATCTCGTGTTACCCGAACGCCGGGCTCCCGAACCCGCTCTCGGAGACCGGCTTCGATCTCAAGCCGGCAGACATGGGACGTTTCCTTCGCGAGTTCGCCGACGGCGGCCTCATCAACATCGCCGGTGGCTGCTGCGGCAACACCCCCGCACACATTGAGGCCATCGCCAAAGCGCTCGATGGACGCCATCCGCGCGAGCTTGGCGCCGTGAGAAAGGTCCAAGCGCAAGTGCCGCCAGGACCGCTGCCGTTGCGCCTGTCGGGGTCGCAGCCGTTCACCCAGCAGCCTGGCGTCTTCATGATGATCGGCGAACGAACCAACGTTGCCGGCTCGCCGAAATTCGCGAAGCTCATCAAAGAGGGGAAGTTCGAAGAGGCCGTCGCCGTCGCGCGGCAGCAGGTTGAAAATGGCGCCAACGTCATCGATATCTGCATGGACGAAGGAATGATCGACGGCGTGAGCGCCATGACGCGCTTCCTCCTCCTTCTCGCCAGCGAGCCGGAGGTTGCCAAGGTCCCCTTCATGATCGACTCCTCCAAGTGGGAGGTGATCGAGGCCGGCCTCAAGTGCCTCCAGGGCAAAGGCATCGTCAACTCGATCTCGCTCAAAGAGGGCGAGGCGAAGTTCATCGAGCAAGCCAGGGCGATCCTCCGCTACGGCGCTGCGGTGGTGGTCATGGCCTTCGACGAGCAGGGCCAGGCGGCGACACTCGACGACAAGATTCGGATCTGTGAGCGTGCTTACCGCATCCTCGTCGACCAAGTGGGCTTCCCGCCGGAAGACATCATCTTCGACCCCAACGTCCTCACCGTCGCGACGGGCATCGACGAACACAACAACTACGCCGTCGACTTCATCGAGGCGACGCGCTGGGTGAAGCACCACCTGCCCCACGCCAAGATCAGCGGCGGCGTCTCCAACATCTCCTTCAGCTTCCGCGGCAACAACCACGTGCGCGAGGCGATGCACTCGGCCTTCCTCTACCACGCGATTGGGGCGGGGATGGACATGGGCATCGTCAACGCTGGGATGCTCGAGGTCTACGAAGAGATCGAGCCGTCGCTGCGAGACCTGGTGCTCGACGTCCTGCTGAACCGCCGCCCCGACGCGACCGAGCGCCTCGTCGACTTCGGCGAGCGATTGAAGGCCCAGAGCGCCGGCGCCACGGCCCAAGAGAAGAAGGACAAGGAAGAGGAGTGGCGCAAGGGAACCGCCTTCGAGCGGCTGTCGCACGCGCTCGTCAAAGGCATCGACACGCACATCGACGAGGACACGGAGGAAGCGCGCAAGCAGCTCGGCCGTCCGCTAGCCGTCATCGAGGGTTTGCTCATGGTGGGCATGGGCGTCGTCGGCGATCTCTTCGGTGCGGGAAAGATGTTCCTGCCGCAGGTGGTCAAGTCGGCCCGCGTGATGAAGAAGGCCGTGGCCTACCTGACGCCCTTCATGGAGGCCGAGAAGGCCGAGATGGAGCGCGCCGGTCAGGTCGTGAAGGCGCAAGGAAAGATCGTCCTCGCCACGGTGAAGGGCGATGTTCATGACATCGGCAAGAACATCGTCGGCGTCGTCTTGGCCTGCAACAACTTCGAGGTCATCGACATGGGCGTCATGGTGCCCTGCGAGAAGATCTTGGAGCGCGCCAAGCTCGAGAAGGCCGACGTCATCGGCTTGAGCGGACTCATCACGCCCTCCCTCGACGAGATGACCCACGTGGCGAAGGAGATGGAGCGCCAGGGGTTCAAGGTTCCGCTGCTGGTCGGCGGCGCCACCACAAGCCGAGCGCACACGGCCGTCAAGATCGCACCTCACTACTCAGAGCCGGTGGTGCACGTGCTCGACGCGAGCCGAGCGGTGCCCGTGACGACGAGCCTCTTGAGCGACGACGGGCGCGCGGCCTTCGTCGCGGCGACGCGTGAGGAGTACGCGATGCTTCGGCGCGCGCACGCCGCGCCGAAGAAGAGCCTCGTGTCGCTCGAGGAGGCGCGCATGATGCGGGCACCCATCGAGTGGAAGAGCGAAGACGTTCCGCGGCCTGCCGCTGTCGGCGTCACGGTCCTCGACGACTTTCCGTTGGCGACGCTCCGCGACTTCATCGACTGGACGCCGTTCTTCCACACGTGGGAGCTCAAGGGCGTCTATCCGCGGATCTTTGAGAACGAGAAGTACGGCGAACAGGCCAAGAAGCTCTTCGAAGAAGCGAACGCGCTGCTCGACGAAATCATTCAGAAGAAGCTCCTCCGCGCCCGCGCGGTCTACGGCATCTTCCCGGCCCATTCCGTCGGCGACGACGTCGCGCTGTTCACCGATGAGTCGCGCACCACGGCCCTCGAGACGTTCCACTTCTTGAGGCAGCAGACCGAGCAAGGGGAGGGGACCGACGCGAAGAAGGCGCATCGGTGCCTCGCCGACTTCGTAGCTCCCGCGTCCACGAAGCTGCCCGATCACATCGGCGCCTTCGCCGTCTCGACGGGCTTTGGCTTGAAGGAGCTGTGCGACGGCTTCCGCGCGAAACACGACGACTACAACGCCATCATGGCGGAAGCCCTCGCAGACCGGCTTGCGGAGGCCTTCGCCGAGTGCCTCCACAAGCGCGCGCGCGACGAGTGGGGCTACGGGAAAGACGAACGGCTTACGGCGCAAGAGCTCATCGCCGAGAAGTACCGAGGCATCCGCCCCGCCGCCGGCTACCCGGCCTGCCCCGATCACACGGAGAAGGGAACGCTCTGGCGGCTCCTCGACGTGGAGAGCAAAACCGGCATGACGCTCACCGAGTCCTTCGCCATGTGGCCCGGCTCGAGCGTCAGCGGCTTGTACTTCGCGCACCCCGCGGCGCGCTACTTCAGCCTCGGGAAGATCGATCGCGATCAGGTGGCCGACTACGCGAAGCGCAAGGGAATGAGCGTCGACGAAGTCGAGCGCTGGTTGGGCCCGAACTTAGGGTACTGA
- a CDS encoding DedA family protein, which produces MDGVRKLIDIIRHLDKYLDYVTQTYGGWSYAILGAIIFIETGFVVMPFLPGDSLLFAAGAISMRNESGLNPLVLGVILTVCAIAGDTVNYHAGKVAGPRVMKSETSRWLNKKHLEATGKFFEKYGGKTIILARFVPIVRTFAPFVAGAGAMNYSRFIVYNVVGAVAWVTSMMGAGILFGQMEVVKKNFELVVIGIIVLSVMPMVYEAYKAKKLKDSPA; this is translated from the coding sequence ATGGACGGCGTCCGCAAGCTTATCGACATCATTCGGCATCTGGACAAGTACCTGGACTACGTCACGCAGACGTACGGCGGCTGGTCCTACGCGATCCTCGGGGCGATCATTTTCATCGAGACCGGCTTCGTCGTGATGCCGTTCTTGCCGGGCGACTCGCTCCTCTTCGCCGCCGGCGCCATCTCGATGCGCAACGAGTCGGGCCTGAACCCGCTCGTCCTCGGCGTCATCCTCACCGTTTGCGCCATCGCCGGCGACACCGTCAACTACCACGCTGGCAAGGTCGCGGGCCCCCGCGTCATGAAGAGCGAAACCTCGCGGTGGCTCAACAAGAAGCACCTCGAAGCGACCGGGAAGTTCTTCGAAAAGTACGGCGGCAAGACCATCATTTTGGCCCGCTTCGTCCCGATCGTCCGGACCTTCGCGCCCTTCGTGGCGGGCGCCGGCGCCATGAACTACAGCCGCTTCATCGTCTACAACGTCGTCGGCGCCGTGGCCTGGGTCACCTCGATGATGGGCGCAGGCATCCTCTTTGGCCAGATGGAAGTCGTGAAGAAGAACTTCGAGCTCGTCGTCATCGGCATCATCGTGCTGAGCGTCATGCCGATGGTCTACGAGGCTTACAAGGCCAAGAAGTTGAAGGACTCGCCCGCCTGA
- a CDS encoding metalloregulator ArsR/SmtB family transcription factor produces MNLAEAVGTLTLLGDESRLRLCALLWERELRVTDLVRVTGLSQSRVSTHLARLREAGFVRDRRDGQQSFYALAKATMPSAAQALLDATVSSDDPTLEGDKQRLATLDAEQRGQFPDAFAGNMDRHYSPGRTWQSLAFGMAALLDLGDVLDAGSGDGAAASYLAPHCRTLTCVDTSAKMIDAARRRLAGSAHARALVADAQALPFAEASFDAVLLFHTLTYAEAPPRVVSECARVLRPGGRLVVLSLDEHEQQALTVPFGERHAGFSPTALRELLRDARLRVAACDVASREAKKPHFQVVLGIAEKSPAKTKAKGRP; encoded by the coding sequence ATGAATCTCGCCGAAGCCGTCGGGACCCTCACGCTCCTCGGTGACGAAAGTCGCCTGAGGCTGTGCGCGCTCCTTTGGGAGCGCGAGCTTCGCGTCACGGATTTGGTTCGCGTCACGGGGTTATCCCAGTCGCGCGTTTCGACACACCTCGCGCGCTTGCGCGAAGCCGGCTTCGTTCGCGACCGCCGCGACGGTCAGCAGTCGTTCTATGCGCTCGCCAAGGCGACCATGCCGAGCGCTGCCCAGGCCCTGCTCGACGCTACTGTCAGCTCCGACGACCCCACGTTGGAAGGCGACAAACAGCGGCTCGCCACGCTTGACGCCGAGCAGCGCGGTCAATTCCCCGACGCCTTCGCTGGCAACATGGATCGGCACTACTCGCCGGGACGAACGTGGCAGTCGCTCGCCTTCGGCATGGCCGCGCTCCTCGACCTCGGTGACGTCCTCGACGCGGGCTCCGGTGATGGTGCGGCCGCCAGTTACCTCGCGCCGCACTGCCGAACGCTCACGTGCGTCGACACCAGCGCGAAGATGATCGACGCCGCGCGGCGTAGGCTCGCCGGAAGCGCGCACGCCCGCGCCCTCGTTGCCGACGCCCAGGCGCTGCCGTTTGCTGAAGCGTCCTTCGACGCGGTGCTCTTGTTCCACACGCTCACGTACGCGGAGGCTCCGCCGCGCGTTGTGTCGGAGTGCGCGCGCGTGCTCAGACCCGGTGGACGGCTTGTCGTCCTCTCGCTCGACGAACACGAGCAGCAAGCGCTCACGGTTCCCTTCGGGGAGCGTCACGCCGGCTTCTCGCCAACGGCGCTACGCGAGCTGCTCAGAGACGCGCGCCTCCGCGTCGCAGCCTGCGACGTGGCGTCGCGCGAGGCCAAGAAGCCCCACTTTCAAGTCGTCCTCGGCATCGCCGAGAAATCACCCGCCAAGACCAAAGCCAAAGGCCGCCCATGA